The following is a genomic window from Paenibacillus sp. FSL R5-0766.
CAACAGCAGCATCAGGCAAATCCACAGCAAAATTAGCTACCTTGGATACCACAATCGTTTTAATCTCTCCACGTCGAAATGCAGCAAACCACTTGATTCGCTCTTGCTGTGACATGGTTCCCGAGATCAAAGGTGCTTCAATTTCCCGGGCAATCAACTCAAGTTGATCCAGATATTGTCCAATCACTAGCGCAGGCAAATCCCGATGACGTTCCAGCAAACGCTTGACTACACTTACCTTCGCCGGATTCTCGGCAGCCAATCGAAATTGATGTTTAACCTCGGCTTGCAGATAATTCGATCTTAGTTCCGGGGAAAATGGGATACGTATCTCCTGGCATTGCACATCAGCAATCCACCCTTGCTGCTCCAGTTGTTTCCACGGCATATCATAGAGCTTCGGACCAATCAGCGAGAAAACATCCTGTTCACAGCCATCCTCTCGAACCAATGTAGCCGTTAATCCCAGTCTTCGCGTAGCTTGAATATCCGCAGTTGCACGAAATACTGGTGCTGGCAGCAAATGTACTTCATCATATATGATCAGCCCCCATTGCCGCTCACTGAGCAGTTTGATGTGGGTAAAATCAGCATCCTTTGATTTCCGGTGTGTAAGAATCTGATATGTAGCTACAGTCACAGGTTTCACCTGTTTTTTCTGACCTGAATACTCACCAATCTGTTCGCTGGTAATCGTGGTTTTGTCTTGAATTTCCTGAATCCACTGTCGCACAGACGTTGTATTGGACGTCAAAATAAGGCATTCACATTGAAGCCGCTCCAGCACGGCCATGCCAATGACCGTTTTGCCTGCCCCGCAAGGAAGTACGAGTAGACCACTTCCTCCCATGCCCTCACTGCCTTCGAATGCATCCACAGCCTCTCTCTGGTAAGAACGCAGCGCAAATCGCTCAGAGTGGTCCCCTGGATCATTAGACCGCCAATCAAATGAAAGCTTGGTTCCCTCCCGATACCCCACGTAATCAAGTACGGGGTAACCTAACCTTGTTAATTCCCTTTTTAATAACCCGCGCTGTTCTCCTGGGAGCAGAAGTTCATGAGCGTCCTTGCGTTCCATGCGAAAGGCAGCTATCGTTTTCAATCCACTTAATTCATCCAGCAACCGCTCATCCTCACTGTAAAGACGCATTCTGGTGTGATCTGCTTCGGAATGCAGCTTTAATTTGCCATACTGATCCATGATTCTCCGAACATCCTGTATGAGTGCAGCAGGCACGTTCCAGCGAGATATCAGCTCCAGACTTGCGATGA
Proteins encoded in this region:
- a CDS encoding DNA repair helicase XPB; its protein translation is MEGTEHMVRTDACIVQRDFTVLLEVGHPGFERAREQLGMYSELVKTPAAFHTYRITPLSLWNAAALGWNADQVIASLELISRWNVPAALIQDVRRIMDQYGKLKLHSEADHTRMRLYSEDERLLDELSGLKTIAAFRMERKDAHELLLPGEQRGLLKRELTRLGYPVLDYVGYREGTKLSFDWRSNDPGDHSERFALRSYQREAVDAFEGSEGMGGSGLLVLPCGAGKTVIGMAVLERLQCECLILTSNTTSVRQWIQEIQDKTTITSEQIGEYSGQKKQVKPVTVATYQILTHRKSKDADFTHIKLLSERQWGLIIYDEVHLLPAPVFRATADIQATRRLGLTATLVREDGCEQDVFSLIGPKLYDMPWKQLEQQGWIADVQCQEIRIPFSPELRSNYLQAEVKHQFRLAAENPAKVSVVKRLLERHRDLPALVIGQYLDQLELIAREIEAPLISGTMSQQERIKWFAAFRRGEIKTIVVSKVANFAVDLPDAAVALEISGSFGSRQEEAQRLGRILRPKAGENKAYFYALVSEDSKEQEFALNRQMFLVEQGYEYAIVHENE